The genomic DNA CTTTCTTAGTTGCCCAAACTGTTCCGACGACTCGTCCTATAAACATATATCGTTTCCAGAAAATTAAGGATTAGTAGATCAAATACAAGGCCAAGCCGCCGCTCAAACCGCAGATCAAATTGACCCGGTCGTTATGAAAAAATTCCCATCCGCGGATTAAAGTTGAACGTGTGCCACAATGTACCTTGCGTTCGGTCACTTTTTTGCACCGCTCGCAGAGATACTGTGATTGAAAAGTTGCTCCAAGAATGCTGTCCACCGTGCTTCCAATTAATCCTGCTAAGATAATCCAAAAAAAGCTAAACTCCAATGAACTTTTCAGAAATAAGTCTCCGTTGACCCCATACCCGCTAACGGCGATGCTTAATGCCCCGAGAGCCCCGCCCAATGTACCGGCAAGCGTTACACCGCCGGAAGTTCCCGCCGCCACTTTTCTAAAATTCAGAATGTTGCGGGGCGCGGCTGTGAACCAAACTCCGATTTCCGTAGCCCAAGTGTCGCTCGTAACCGCAGCTAATACTCCCAGAAAAACAAAATACCAATCCTGATTCGGATAATAGAACGATAGAATAATAATAATACCTGCAACGCCGCCATTGGCAATAACCTGACCGACGTCGCGGGTACTGCTCTTTTCAAACACGAGATCGTATTGCTGCTTGCGGTTTTTGCCAAGCCTTGAGAGAATGCTGGAGGTTAAAAAAAACACCAGGATCGGGGCAGCCCATGTCCAGCCGCCCAGCCCAAACACGATCGTTCCTAAAATGAAAGCCGCCGTAGCCCCTCCGGCATTTAGAAAACGCGCATAGTATGATAGTAACGAAACGGCGAGTGATAAGAACGTTGCAAATAAAAATTGTAAAACAAAACCTTCAGATGAATTTGTCATGACCTGAACTACCAATGCAACGCTGAGCGGAATGGTCATATTATCCGAACCTCTGGCTGAAACCGCTTCCGAAGCGGTTGCCATCATAGAGGCTGTCAATGCCGTTATCAGAGCAAGCTGCCATGACCATGGAAGAAAATTCCACCGGTCGAGACAATAAAACGAAATAAGAATTACGCAAAAAGATACTAGTAACATGCCGGCAGAGCCTTCGATACTTTTGGCATCACCGGTCAAATTGTAGATGTGCGGTCTCTTCCAATGTCCGCCGATCAAAGCGGCGGATGCATCGCCGATCGCCAAGACCAACATGGCGGTCATGAGCGCGGGCTTATTATGATCCCAGCATAGAAAAGTGAGCAATGAAAAAGCCAATGGATACCATGCCGTACCGTAGGTAGTTCGGCTCGTACCGTGTATACCCTTTAGCCAATGAAAACGAACAGCGAAGTAATTAAAGGCAGTAAAAAAAATACCCAGCGCGACCGCGGGCGTTTTGGATGTCAAAAATAAAGGCGATATGAATACAAGCAGGCCGGTTCCGATGTGGATAATCTTTCGTGTGACCTCGCCGGACCAATGAAAACGGCGGCGAACCCATTCGACGATTACTAACAAAAAACCAAGCAATAAGAAGGCAGAAAGGCCGTAAAACCAATCCTGATTCGAGGTGGGCTCGTGCATCATTTACGTTACGGAATGAATCGATGGTTTTCTGCGCTCGGATGCGCGCGGTTTGAGCGGAACGCCGTCATTGGTCAGCACTTCGAACGGGCATATCTCCACGCAAAAATCACATTCGGTGCAATTAGAGTGAATCACGCTGAGGCGAACTTCGGTAAGTTCCATCGCATCAAACGGACACACTCCCACACAGGCTCCGCAAAGATCACATTTATCATAGTTAATCTGAATCATACCAATGGGTTTTTCCGTTTCTAAACTTTTTCTAATGCGGCTTTAATATCGGCAATCAGATCTTCGGGATCTTCACAGCCGACGGATAGCCTTACCAATCCGTCAGTCAGATGCAGCTTTATCCGGTCCTCGAGCGGAATGGAACCGTGCGTCATACTTGCCGGGTGACAAATGAGACTTTCGACGCCGCCCAAACTTTCCGCTAAAGCAAAAATTTTGACGTTGCGTAATAAATTTTTCCCGTTTTCCAATGACCCCAATTCGATTGAGATCATTCCGCCGAAACCGCTCATTTGCTTTTTTGCCAATTCATACTGCGGATGCGACGGCAATCCCGGATAATACACTTTTTTAACTTTGGGATGCGTACTGAGGAACTTCGCCATTTGAATGGCATTTTCATTATGCTGACGCATGCGTAATGCCAGCGTTTTAGTGGAGCGCATTACCAGCCAGCAGTCAAACGGCGAAGGCACTCCGCCGATCGCATTTTGCAGAAAACGCAATTTGTCGTGGAGTTCCTGACTACCCGTAACCACAATGCCGCCGATCACATCGCTGTGGCCGTTGATGTACTTCGTCGTGCTGTGCAGAACGATATCAATTCCAAACTCCAACGGTCGTTGAAAATACGGACTCATAAAGGTGTTGTCCACGACCGTAATGAACTTATTTTTTTTACCGATCTCAGCAACGGATTTCAGATCGGTAATGGTCAGCATCGGATTGGTCGGGGTTTCCACATAAATCATTTTTGTTTCTTTAGTAATTGCGTCGGTAATATTTTTTACGTCCGACGTATCCACCCATGAAAAAGTCAGGCCATAGCGGCGCATGATCTTGTCAAAGAAACGAAACGTCCCGCCGTACACATTATCTGAAACGATCACATGATCTCCGGCGCTCAGAAGCCCGGCTATTGCCTGAATGGCCGACATGCCGCTTGAAAAAGCTAAACCAAATTTTCCGTTCTCCAAAGCCGCAATATTGTTTTCCAATGCAACGCGCGTCGGATTGATCGTGCGCCCGTAATCAAAACCTTTGCTGACCCCGAGTTCCTCCTGAGCATACGTCGACGTCTGATAGATCGGCGTAATGACCGCGCCGGTAGTCGGATCGGGCGTTTGCCCGGCATGAATTGAATCCGTTAAAAAACCCATTCTATTTTTCTTTCTCAGTCTATTTTATTTTAAATTATTTACCCGCTAAATAATCGAGAAGATCGATCCGTGTCATGATGCTGAGCGGTTTACGTTGATCGTCCACGACCACGACGGCATTAGCCTGGCGGAATATTTCCTGCAAAGTCGAAATCGGCGTATTCGGCGCGACCATCGGAACCTGCCGATTCATACATTTTGAAATCAGCGACGAACTCTGTCCGGCGCCTGAACTTAAATACTCCATCAGATCCGCTTCCGAAACGATGCCGACCAATACGCCGCCGGAGGTAACCGGCAATTGCGATATGCCTTTTTCGCGCATCACAGCAATCACCTTTTGGATGGTCTGCATGTCGTCGGAACAAACCAACGCCGGCCGTGCGGATTGCCCAAGAATATCTTTGACCTTTCCCTGAATCGGTTTGGATTCAAAAAATTTATTTTCCCGCATCCACTTATCGTCGACAAATTTAGTCATATAATTTCGCACACCGTCCGGCAGAACCACGACGCAATTCTGTCCC from bacterium includes the following:
- a CDS encoding DUF92 domain-containing protein, coding for MMHEPTSNQDWFYGLSAFLLLGFLLVIVEWVRRRFHWSGEVTRKIIHIGTGLLVFISPLFLTSKTPAVALGIFFTAFNYFAVRFHWLKGIHGTSRTTYGTAWYPLAFSLLTFLCWDHNKPALMTAMLVLAIGDASAALIGGHWKRPHIYNLTGDAKSIEGSAGMLLVSFCVILISFYCLDRWNFLPWSWQLALITALTASMMATASEAVSARGSDNMTIPLSVALVVQVMTNSSEGFVLQFLFATFLSLAVSLLSYYARFLNAGGATAAFILGTIVFGLGGWTWAAPILVFFLTSSILSRLGKNRKQQYDLVFEKSSTRDVGQVIANGGVAGIIIILSFYYPNQDWYFVFLGVLAAVTSDTWATEIGVWFTAAPRNILNFRKVAAGTSGGVTLAGTLGGALGALSIAVSGYGVNGDLFLKSSLEFSFFWIILAGLIGSTVDSILGATFQSQYLCERCKKVTERKVHCGTRSTLIRGWEFFHNDRVNLICGLSGGLALYLIY
- a CDS encoding 4Fe-4S dicluster domain-containing protein — its product is MIQINYDKCDLCGACVGVCPFDAMELTEVRLSVIHSNCTECDFCVEICPFEVLTNDGVPLKPRASERRKPSIHSVT
- a CDS encoding cystathionine gamma-synthase → MGFLTDSIHAGQTPDPTTGAVITPIYQTSTYAQEELGVSKGFDYGRTINPTRVALENNIAALENGKFGLAFSSGMSAIQAIAGLLSAGDHVIVSDNVYGGTFRFFDKIMRRYGLTFSWVDTSDVKNITDAITKETKMIYVETPTNPMLTITDLKSVAEIGKKNKFITVVDNTFMSPYFQRPLEFGIDIVLHSTTKYINGHSDVIGGIVVTGSQELHDKLRFLQNAIGGVPSPFDCWLVMRSTKTLALRMRQHNENAIQMAKFLSTHPKVKKVYYPGLPSHPQYELAKKQMSGFGGMISIELGSLENGKNLLRNVKIFALAESLGGVESLICHPASMTHGSIPLEDRIKLHLTDGLVRLSVGCEDPEDLIADIKAALEKV